The following coding sequences lie in one Moritella viscosa genomic window:
- a CDS encoding membrane protein produces the protein MTMAKQGVRFQLRYVGIFLALVLVVPVSYSHHSTQMTELTGITKITKENRLNRYYVKYQKGAEGAATALVKKHDLAIVDVIPTRNILIVFADNLSIQKLVKNTVIEYVELEPIRSLYSQ, from the coding sequence GTGACTATGGCAAAGCAAGGGGTTCGTTTTCAACTTCGATATGTCGGTATTTTTTTGGCTCTGGTACTCGTGGTTCCGGTGAGTTATTCACATCATTCCACGCAAATGACAGAGTTAACAGGTATAACCAAAATAACAAAGGAAAACAGGTTGAATCGGTATTATGTGAAATACCAAAAAGGAGCGGAAGGTGCAGCAACAGCACTAGTGAAGAAACATGATCTCGCTATCGTTGATGTGATACCAACGCGTAATATCCTGATTGTATTTGCAGATAATCTGTCCATTCAAAAACTGGTCAAAAATACTGTTATTGAATACGTTGAACTAGAACCAATACGCAGTTTGTATTCACAATAA
- a CDS encoding alanine dehydrogenase: MLDNSARYSSIALAKEIESPENPEGLEKRVALIPSDVGLLVQAGIKVYVECGAGDGVGFSDDEYLKHSAIMQTAEQIYVNKSLIIKFKGPALASVEQIREGCTLFCMAHFHSYPDRAKLLQDKRINVIAMEEIHESPKYEPDHKILARVAMNTVLTPFINAQSIGDLQVRVIGWSERLRGGIKRAGNRSPRSLRVIQPTLSYDELDVVGPNALYFYDSQTFNDQQDILLQLHNAGTHLFDVTEFEREHGQQAMSAYRDSHPPLEFGLRRIKCLHETGQAGARYGVSLLKEHKPSVNIRNIKAVILGYGNVGQGALDELHQQGVKHIHVLGRAQTAKESIGYWLKDADIVINGAEQPSELRGKNFLISNQHVKELIPDNSVVIDLVGGSATNRSPVEPVISCSFLTQPYFIQDGVLISSLWGWPMMGMMRETAIRYSGQITDVLIGREKLIDGLDKLTPGVKRALVCGPF; the protein is encoded by the coding sequence ATGTTAGATAATTCAGCACGTTATTCATCCATTGCACTGGCTAAAGAAATTGAATCACCTGAGAATCCAGAAGGGCTAGAGAAGCGCGTTGCTTTGATACCGAGTGATGTAGGTCTGCTTGTTCAAGCGGGTATTAAAGTTTATGTTGAGTGCGGTGCTGGCGATGGCGTTGGTTTTAGTGATGACGAATATTTAAAACATAGTGCGATTATGCAAACGGCAGAGCAAATTTATGTGAATAAATCATTAATTATTAAATTTAAAGGTCCCGCGCTTGCCTCTGTAGAGCAAATAAGAGAAGGCTGTACTTTATTCTGTATGGCTCATTTTCATTCCTACCCAGACCGCGCTAAATTGCTGCAAGATAAACGTATTAACGTTATTGCGATGGAAGAAATACATGAGTCACCTAAGTATGAACCTGATCATAAGATCCTTGCTCGTGTAGCGATGAATACGGTATTAACCCCTTTTATCAATGCTCAAAGTATAGGTGATTTACAAGTCAGAGTTATCGGTTGGAGTGAACGATTACGAGGAGGTATAAAGCGAGCTGGAAATCGTTCACCGCGTTCATTACGGGTCATTCAACCGACACTTTCATATGATGAGCTAGATGTTGTAGGTCCTAATGCGCTGTATTTCTATGATAGTCAGACCTTTAACGATCAACAAGATATATTGCTACAGCTACACAATGCGGGCACTCATCTTTTTGATGTGACTGAATTTGAACGCGAGCATGGACAACAAGCAATGTCAGCTTACCGAGACAGCCATCCACCACTCGAATTTGGCTTACGTCGTATTAAATGTTTGCATGAAACAGGTCAAGCCGGTGCTAGATATGGGGTGTCGTTGTTGAAAGAGCATAAACCGTCTGTGAATATTCGCAATATTAAAGCCGTTATCCTTGGTTATGGTAATGTTGGGCAGGGGGCTTTAGATGAATTACATCAACAGGGTGTAAAACATATCCATGTGTTAGGTCGCGCGCAGACCGCAAAAGAGAGTATCGGTTATTGGCTAAAAGATGCTGATATCGTCATTAATGGTGCCGAACAGCCTTCGGAGCTTAGAGGCAAGAATTTCTTAATCAGCAACCAGCATGTGAAAGAATTAATACCTGACAATTCTGTCGTTATCGATTTAGTGGGTGGCAGTGCGACTAACCGTAGTCCGGTAGAACCTGTGATTAGCTGTAGCTTCTTGACTCAGCCTTATTTTATTCAAGACGGTGTTTTGATTTCATCTTTATGGGGTTGGCCAATGATGGGCATGATGCGTGAAACTGCGATACGCTACTCAGGTCAAATTACCGACGTATTGATTGGTCGTGAGAAATTGATTGATGGGCTCGATAAACTAACGCCAGGTGTGAAACGCGCTTTGGTTTGTGGCCCATTTTAA
- a CDS encoding HTH-type transcriptional regulator, LysR family, producing the protein MDWIICVRSYIKVVEEGSFNGAAYQLNTTGSAISKRINWLEEKVGVQLLKRTTRSLDQTEAGQLFYQRSRLQLDQWMSLVDEARSVNQTPTGILKIGATTAVGSKFIIKYLNDFLLMYPKIKIQLLTTSPGQMPETYVDVFISRDLEQLNSHNYKAIELFKNDAKFFASPDYIEKYGKPETIDDLESHNMLIWGERPIREVKLSTGNRITLRGNFATTNPEALFYGAKCGMGVLLASKKMLEDLTEVGELLPVLPELTVDHGSVCAYYPTLDYEHTRTQLFIKYLKERIQLKG; encoded by the coding sequence ATGGACTGGATAATATGTGTGCGTAGTTATATCAAAGTCGTGGAAGAGGGTAGCTTTAACGGTGCAGCTTATCAGCTTAATACCACGGGATCAGCGATCAGTAAGCGTATAAACTGGTTAGAAGAGAAGGTGGGTGTGCAGTTACTTAAGCGAACTACGCGATCACTTGATCAAACCGAAGCTGGGCAGCTATTTTACCAACGGTCACGATTACAACTTGATCAGTGGATGTCGCTGGTGGACGAAGCGCGTTCGGTAAACCAAACGCCGACTGGGATATTAAAGATTGGTGCCACAACAGCCGTTGGCTCTAAGTTCATCATTAAATACCTCAATGATTTCTTACTGATGTATCCAAAAATAAAAATACAGCTGTTGACCACATCTCCGGGGCAAATGCCCGAGACTTATGTGGATGTTTTTATTAGTCGCGATTTGGAACAGTTAAATTCGCATAACTATAAAGCTATTGAACTGTTTAAAAACGACGCTAAGTTTTTTGCTTCGCCTGACTATATCGAGAAATATGGTAAGCCTGAAACCATTGATGATCTTGAATCTCATAACATGCTAATTTGGGGTGAAAGGCCAATACGAGAAGTGAAGCTATCGACGGGTAATCGCATTACGCTACGTGGAAACTTTGCTACGACCAATCCTGAGGCTTTATTTTATGGTGCCAAATGCGGTATGGGGGTCTTACTTGCAAGCAAGAAAATGCTTGAAGATTTAACCGAGGTAGGGGAGTTGCTTCCCGTATTGCCTGAGCTCACTGTCGATCACGGTTCGGTGTGTGCTTACTACCCGACCCTTGATTATGAACATACTCGTACGCAGTTATTTATCAAATATTTAAAAGAAAGGATACAGCTAAAGGGGTAG
- a CDS encoding short-chain dehydrogenase, giving the protein MSYTVITGASAGIGSEFAKQLAQTGQNLILVARRKEKLEELAQTLQAKHGIDVKCFAIDLAEPTGSEILATEISINNLAVNGLINNAGFGDRGNFADLPLQRQMQMIQLNVSTLVELTHRLVPNMREQKKPFIINVASTAAFQAGPNMAIYYATKAFVLSFSEAIHEELRHQGIAVSALCPGPTLSEFAAEANITDSNLFKAGAMTSADVAKQALANRHSAIVVTGIKNQVGVLVGKVSPRFMTRKIAGWLQA; this is encoded by the coding sequence ATGAGTTATACAGTGATAACAGGGGCAAGTGCTGGTATCGGCAGTGAATTCGCGAAACAACTGGCGCAGACAGGTCAAAACCTAATATTAGTTGCTCGCCGTAAAGAGAAGTTAGAAGAGCTAGCGCAAACGCTACAAGCCAAACATGGTATTGATGTTAAATGCTTTGCCATTGACCTTGCAGAGCCAACTGGAAGTGAGATATTAGCGACTGAGATCAGCATTAACAACCTTGCTGTCAATGGCCTAATTAACAATGCTGGCTTTGGTGACCGTGGTAACTTTGCAGATTTACCACTGCAGCGCCAAATGCAAATGATCCAATTGAATGTAAGTACCTTAGTCGAACTGACCCACCGTTTAGTACCAAACATGCGTGAACAGAAAAAGCCGTTCATCATCAATGTCGCGTCAACAGCAGCATTCCAAGCGGGTCCTAATATGGCGATATACTATGCAACGAAAGCTTTTGTACTGTCTTTCTCAGAAGCGATACACGAAGAACTTCGTCATCAAGGTATTGCAGTCAGTGCGCTCTGCCCTGGTCCAACTTTGTCTGAGTTTGCTGCAGAAGCCAATATTACCGATTCCAACCTATTTAAAGCTGGGGCGATGACATCAGCAGATGTTGCAAAACAAGCGTTAGCAAACCGTCACAGTGCAATTGTAGTTACAGGTATCAAAAACCAAGTAGGCGTATTGGTTGGCAAAGTATCCCCCCGCTTCATGACCCGTAAAATTGCTGGATGGTTACAAGCATAA
- a CDS encoding HTH-type transcriptional regulator, TetR family — protein sequence MQCIIKCRATTPEQKALRLTQIIDVTAARFTTLSYEDVNLKHIAADVGITKAALYRYFRNKETLFLAVYTQEIACLAQTAVGEMDQLPLTDSICNTLIKHPLFCKLSAIMHTALQCNLTLDEARQFKNILLQFIEQYAAMISAHYVLSIEQATELLLQVQQVIIGCWHMSHSVGSVAEVIKEGPLQLFELNFADILRSHIARLVTSYQQQA from the coding sequence ATGCAATGTATTATTAAATGCCGCGCGACGACACCAGAACAAAAAGCGTTACGTCTTACTCAGATCATAGATGTAACCGCCGCTCGTTTTACAACGCTCAGTTATGAAGACGTTAACCTAAAGCATATCGCTGCCGATGTGGGGATCACCAAAGCAGCCTTATATCGGTATTTCAGAAACAAAGAAACCTTATTTCTAGCTGTGTATACACAAGAAATAGCATGCTTAGCCCAAACAGCAGTGGGTGAAATGGATCAGCTACCGCTGACTGATTCAATTTGTAATACGCTAATAAAGCATCCATTATTTTGTAAACTCAGTGCGATAATGCACACAGCGCTGCAATGTAACTTAACACTAGACGAAGCGCGTCAGTTCAAAAATATATTATTACAGTTCATTGAGCAGTATGCAGCGATGATAAGTGCACATTATGTACTGAGTATCGAGCAAGCTACCGAGCTGTTATTACAGGTTCAGCAGGTGATAATTGGTTGCTGGCACATGAGCCATTCAGTGGGTTCAGTTGCAGAGGTAATTAAAGAAGGACCATTACAGTTATTTGAGCTGAATTTTGCAGACATATTACGCTCGCATATAGCTCGGCTTGTTACTAGCTATCAACAACAAGCCTAG
- a CDS encoding UPF0267 protein, which yields MSHCMTFFQRLEHSILSGKKTATIRDKFDSHYAVGQVLDVRTHEDSRKICQIEILSIEPVKFSELNRTHAKAENLPFVCILKWIIRKIYPAEETYFSYVLGF from the coding sequence ATGAGTCATTGTATGACGTTTTTCCAGCGGTTGGAACATTCAATTCTGTCGGGTAAAAAGACTGCGACGATCCGTGATAAGTTTGATAGTCATTATGCAGTTGGTCAGGTTCTAGATGTTCGTACTCACGAAGATAGTCGTAAAATATGCCAAATTGAAATTTTGAGTATTGAGCCTGTGAAATTTAGTGAATTAAATCGGACACATGCAAAAGCTGAAAATTTGCCGTTTGTGTGTATTCTTAAGTGGATCATTCGTAAAATTTATCCGGCAGAAGAAACTTATTTTTCATACGTTTTAGGGTTTTAA
- a CDS encoding HTH-type transcriptional regulator, LysR family encodes MKGDFSAIPVFVAVVENGSFSSAADKLGMTKSAVSKRISVLEDNIGVRLFNRTTRSITLTEAGERFSDYARNAVVMANEGFAALHNLQGIPKGTLKINAPMTFTRLHIVPYIKEFLDLYPDVKVILSMDDRVVSLVEGGYDVGIRIGELESSSLIAKKLADCKSVLCASPEYLKKHGTPSKLEDLSHHNCINYSLFQGGAEWTFYKDSKKLKLEPKGNFIVNNSDAILEVLLNGLGICQMPTFIVADHLKSQRLITFMDEYALPKHAIYAVYPERKHLPEKVRVFIEFISHKLGGGAGYWDK; translated from the coding sequence ATGAAGGGTGATTTTTCGGCAATACCAGTGTTTGTTGCTGTAGTAGAAAATGGCAGTTTCTCGTCAGCAGCAGATAAGCTGGGTATGACAAAATCAGCAGTAAGTAAAAGGATATCGGTTTTAGAAGACAATATAGGCGTGCGGTTATTTAATCGCACGACCAGAAGTATCACGCTAACTGAAGCTGGCGAACGATTCTCGGATTATGCTAGGAATGCTGTTGTTATGGCAAACGAAGGTTTTGCTGCCTTGCATAACCTGCAAGGCATACCTAAAGGCACCTTAAAAATAAACGCACCGATGACTTTTACACGCTTGCATATCGTGCCTTACATAAAGGAGTTCTTAGATTTGTACCCTGATGTGAAGGTTATCTTGAGTATGGATGATCGCGTTGTAAGCTTAGTTGAGGGCGGTTATGATGTCGGGATCCGAATAGGTGAACTCGAAAGTTCTTCGTTGATTGCCAAAAAACTTGCTGATTGTAAAAGTGTACTCTGTGCATCGCCAGAATATCTTAAAAAACACGGTACACCATCAAAACTAGAAGATTTATCTCATCACAATTGCATAAATTACAGCCTATTTCAGGGCGGAGCAGAATGGACTTTTTACAAAGATAGTAAAAAGCTAAAGCTAGAGCCTAAAGGCAATTTCATCGTGAATAATAGCGATGCTATTTTAGAAGTATTACTGAATGGATTAGGTATTTGCCAAATGCCAACTTTTATCGTTGCAGACCACTTGAAATCTCAAAGATTAATTACATTTATGGATGAATATGCTCTGCCAAAACATGCAATATATGCGGTGTATCCAGAGAGAAAGCACCTTCCTGAAAAAGTAAGAGTATTCATCGAGTTCATTAGCCATAAGTTAGGCGGTGGTGCAGGTTATTGGGATAAGTAA
- a CDS encoding membrane protein: MNINRYSILAIVGGGLLALMININSQLALETSAINASWVAHGLGSLLAFLLYHIAKRAIESPTSLMKGHVPKLYYLGGFPGAFTVILASITVNSVIGLSGTLALGLIGQLVCSIFCETLGLFGLEKSKFTLIELLPVSLVVFGSILIISLRY; encoded by the coding sequence ATGAACATAAACAGATATTCAATATTGGCTATTGTCGGTGGGGGCTTATTGGCGTTAATGATTAATATCAACAGCCAACTCGCCTTAGAAACATCCGCAATCAATGCGTCATGGGTTGCTCATGGTCTAGGGAGTCTACTGGCATTCTTACTTTATCATATAGCTAAGAGAGCTATCGAATCACCAACTTCTCTAATGAAAGGTCATGTACCTAAATTATACTACTTAGGTGGATTTCCTGGCGCATTTACCGTCATCTTAGCGTCCATAACCGTTAATAGCGTAATCGGCTTATCAGGAACACTAGCATTGGGATTAATCGGACAATTAGTCTGCTCTATTTTTTGCGAAACATTAGGGCTATTTGGACTAGAAAAAAGTAAATTCACACTTATCGAGCTACTTCCGGTTTCCTTGGTTGTTTTCGGTTCAATACTCATAATTTCGCTGAGGTATTAA
- a CDS encoding membrane protein: MTLYILLALLNGFCIAISRIWNGQLARYYGAFKASYVNHITGFVFLSIVMILLLEPPQLSNGSSMLVYLGGFIGAFYVAINSLVMSHLGSTNTIVLVIGGQMCFGLFLDSSTNSLSELFIKVLGVMSIVIGVYLKQAIQHKRTSLSS, translated from the coding sequence ATGACACTCTATATTTTACTGGCTTTATTGAACGGATTTTGTATCGCAATAAGTCGCATATGGAACGGACAACTAGCCCGATATTATGGTGCATTTAAGGCTTCATATGTAAATCATATAACAGGTTTTGTGTTCCTCTCAATTGTCATGATTTTATTACTTGAACCTCCACAACTTTCAAATGGTTCAAGTATGTTAGTTTATCTCGGTGGCTTTATCGGCGCTTTTTATGTGGCAATTAATAGTCTTGTCATGAGTCATCTAGGCTCGACTAATACAATAGTGTTGGTTATTGGGGGGCAAATGTGCTTCGGATTATTTTTGGACTCATCGACAAATTCACTCAGCGAATTATTCATCAAAGTACTGGGGGTTATGTCTATTGTCATCGGGGTATATTTAAAACAAGCCATACAACACAAGCGCACAAGTCTTTCGTCTTAA
- a CDS encoding hypothetical protein (Protein of unknown function DUF6, transmembrane) encodes MIVWGQTQIASGLASILNAAAGQVTASTLVLFPIALTVDGQLDVVGISLETWSSIAGLAVLSTAITYVLYFKILELAGATNVLLVTLLVPVSAILLG; translated from the coding sequence GTGATTGTGTGGGGACAAACTCAAATAGCATCTGGACTGGCATCTATTCTTAACGCTGCCGCAGGGCAAGTTACAGCATCCACACTAGTATTGTTTCCTATTGCCTTAACTGTAGATGGTCAACTTGATGTTGTTGGAATTAGCTTAGAAACATGGTCTTCGATTGCAGGACTTGCCGTTCTCTCGACTGCAATTACCTATGTTCTCTACTTCAAAATACTGGAGTTGGCAGGAGCAACTAATGTTTTATTGGTTACGCTATTGGTTCCTGTCTCGGCTATTTTGTTAGGGTAG
- a CDS encoding hydrolase, alpha/beta hydrolase fold, whose translation MLRRLPICMLLLISACSSQQQEQKIKISVEPEPVELRLAEHWQLSYFDDLVFNSKVAVLEAGNKHNPPVILIHGLGQIGMKDWFSVIPTLEKNYHVIAIDLPGFGLSAAKGRFLSTNYAHVIAKISKQYSSEKAIIIGHSMGGAVALRYTELYAELVKQLILVDAAGLLEKSAFIKHIVAFEPGDDSSTFVQQQIEGLNEVSSSIIEATTKSTLITNFLQANDYVWNWLVSDSSNMNAALSLVEEDFSQAVNQVAVPVNIIWGDKDNVAPLRTGKVLNKQMSHARLQVIKGAGHVPMKSHHADFMSALETALNEPITDKYSLPSTEKNQGILTCQGENDKTYSGHYDAIVVKDCGRIRLIDISTGGLLIKDSVVEIENLTFSSQSSPLTFDESVVTMTNADISGHNTMLINGSRLDMAGISIQATGDAVMVGNGSRISVSLSDINSPKYKGVVHGIFYLRNQPLIEQ comes from the coding sequence ATGTTAAGAAGATTACCAATATGCATGTTACTGCTGATATCTGCGTGTTCTAGTCAACAACAAGAACAAAAAATAAAAATAAGCGTTGAACCGGAACCAGTTGAATTGCGACTTGCAGAGCATTGGCAATTATCCTATTTTGATGATCTGGTATTTAATAGCAAAGTTGCCGTGTTAGAAGCCGGTAACAAGCATAACCCGCCTGTCATTTTGATTCATGGGCTTGGCCAAATAGGTATGAAAGATTGGTTTAGTGTTATTCCAACTCTTGAAAAAAACTACCATGTGATAGCCATCGATCTACCCGGTTTTGGCCTTTCTGCAGCTAAGGGACGCTTTCTGTCGACTAATTATGCCCATGTTATTGCTAAAATTAGCAAGCAATATAGTAGTGAAAAGGCGATTATCATTGGTCACTCTATGGGCGGGGCGGTCGCTTTACGTTATACCGAACTGTATGCAGAGTTAGTTAAACAGCTGATTTTGGTAGATGCTGCTGGACTATTAGAAAAATCAGCATTTATTAAGCACATTGTGGCCTTTGAGCCTGGTGATGATTCATCTACATTTGTGCAACAGCAAATTGAAGGGTTAAACGAGGTTAGCTCATCAATCATAGAGGCTACGACCAAAAGTACTTTGATAACTAATTTTTTACAAGCGAATGATTATGTATGGAATTGGTTAGTATCCGACTCAAGCAATATGAATGCTGCGTTAAGTTTGGTTGAAGAAGATTTTAGTCAAGCGGTTAATCAGGTTGCTGTACCGGTTAATATTATTTGGGGTGATAAAGATAATGTCGCACCACTTCGCACAGGGAAAGTGCTTAATAAACAAATGAGCCACGCACGTTTACAGGTGATTAAAGGAGCAGGGCATGTGCCGATGAAAAGCCACCATGCTGACTTTATGAGTGCCTTAGAAACTGCACTCAACGAACCTATCACAGATAAATATAGTCTACCAAGCACAGAGAAAAACCAAGGCATTTTAACTTGTCAGGGGGAAAACGATAAAACTTATTCCGGTCATTATGATGCGATTGTAGTGAAAGACTGTGGCAGGATTCGATTGATAGACATCAGTACAGGAGGTTTGTTAATTAAAGATTCTGTAGTGGAAATTGAGAATTTAACCTTTTCCAGCCAAAGCAGCCCGCTAACGTTTGACGAATCGGTTGTTACCATGACCAATGCTGACATATCTGGGCATAACACAATGTTAATTAATGGTAGCCGTTTGGATATGGCTGGCATTTCTATTCAGGCGACAGGAGATGCGGTGATGGTAGGTAATGGGTCTCGAATCTCAGTGTCTCTCAGTGATATTAATAGCCCTAAATATAAAGGGGTGGTACATGGTATTTTTTATCTTAGAAATCAGCCATTGATAGAGCAATAA